CACATCGAGAAATAGCTAGGCTTGCTTACAGACCATTTGCTATATTATTGATGAGAGAGAACTCAAATCAGTTTTGGTTTAGTCTTGTGTTAAAGAACATTTAACGACCACAAATAAACCACAATTTGTAATCACAAATTTTTGTACATAAAATTTGTGATTACAAATTGGTGGTTCCAGGTGGAACTTTCTATAAACGCAACCACGAATTCCGTGAAGTGATAAATGATGAAGCCACATTAGTTTGATTCCTATGAAGGCTGTATCAGTCTatattgaaaataaatcaaattgacATACTTATGCATCTTCGAATTACTAAGCTACCCGTGTCAgctggttgtatgtaccggtGTGTAAAAACCCactgaaacaacaacaacaacaaaagtaatATCACAATAATAAAGTCTTATATAgatcatcttcgaactaaatctgcctatggacaaaaaatatcTGTGTCCAGTTTCATTTCTAAGACTTTATAGTAAAAACAATAGGCAGTCACTGGGACATCTCTAAATTATAGTAGATTTTTACGACgcaaatacaaaatttgtgtacttcatatcctgtggaaaaatgaaaattaagatgaaaaaaaaaataaatgaaattggcGAGAGCTGCAAAATAGGTCTTTTTTCGTGGAAGACAAGGAACCTACTCATGCCACTATACAATCGTATATTGAGCAACATTTCTCACTATAGATCACGAATATTCAATCTGAGGTGTCTGGGCGGTGGCTGCCTATCCACAATATAGTGATTTATATGCTGTCATAACATAGTATATACCGATGTACTTGGGTCTACGCACTGGTAAGATATCTGTCTCTTGATAGAGATGGTCTAAACGAGaactgtgtgatgttcattgctgtcactagaagcttagctgctagctaccgggtgcgtccacagcttgcggatagtggaatgctccatccggagtagttgtaactgcagtcgcggacaatcagctgtATCAAGCGAAGAGTCTCAAAtactgcacaaatactgagtgcctacgatgctcgatatgacaaggcgagttattggcgcctttaaataaccaatggctaccctgttcccgcggcgatcggtcctttggaccgaaacgagcttgctcacctacaggagcttgaggaggatcgctacctccacgtGAAACTGTGGTTACAacaacgagaagcttagctgagatgGTGGAATGGTCCTTACTCAGTAGTCCGCGACTGGAGTGTTTCAGTGAGAGACCGGATGGCACTGTCTCTTGCTTATATACTGAGCGCttatgatgctcaatatgacaagccGAGTGATTGGCGCATTTGACTAACGAAAGCACATGTAGCACTGTGGAATAGTGAACAGGTACGAAAGACCGAATCATGacaccttcaaataaccaatagccacccTGTTACCGCGGCTATCTGTCATTTTGACCGGAACGAccttgctcatctacaggagcttgagtaggatcgccacctccatatgcaaatctgactacaacaacaacaacatgacagtcggttgtacgtaccggattgaaccaatggagtccttcatctgCAAGGCCTGCCGCCTCGtggtacaacacactgctacaacaacaacaaatgtagATTCTTCATCACCAGTGTAGATAATCCGTCGGGGACGAACacccacggatgacattcgtaacttcctgaggtcctgtcatccgtTCTTCCTGGCTTCGAGAGTGAGCTAAGTTAattgcttcaagtgttccagccacatattccacttatgttcgttgactatcccattcattttcatattcagctcgctgattctgggttcGTTCAACGaggtccgtgcaacgaatcccatacGCTCGTTCGAGAATACCACTGCCTgagccgggaaattgggccgcaattggtgtattcgaccggctggtaaaAGCGAGAGGCTGCAGCATTAACgatatctcggaatttcctctcagcAACATGCACATTTGTGGAGGGTGAATCAATCAATCACgcaagcggcgattggtgtactttATGAAGCCGACCCGATCGGGTTTTTATGATTGGTTAACGCccagcgctcagaggttataaagtcgggtggtcggaaGAAATTAcgacttgccaggatacgtcactcaggagatcaggagaTGCAATGCTgtgttaggtgtatgtccaaagtggcaaGGGGCTGTGGCACCCTCTAGTCAACCGAACTTAACCTACACATATTGGTAGTTTTTATCGGGCATTTTGCTCCTCCATCACTTTAGATTCAGTCGTTGCCAACAACTTTAGACAGTTTGCTTTTCAGCAACATCTTAAGCCCTAAATAGTCACTGCCTAGGAGTTTTCGCGATATGGCCACCCGAAATGTACACCTGTGTGCGTGAGCTACTCTCATGGCTTACgtgttatttattgttttttaaagttccaatataaatttaaatataaatttattttttaattcgaCAATTGCAGGCCGCATGCAGCGTGGGACATGAATGTAAACGGCGTGTGGATACATTTACAACCATTGACATATTAATCAAAAAAGCTGTTCATCAATTCATCGAGACATTGTTGACAACCATAACATTGCTTGTAAAGTAAGTTGATCTAGGCTTATAATTATATAGGATAGCCTAACTAGACGTTTGCTAAAATTCCTGATTAATCAAATATTGAGTATAAGGATTCCGgttcacaaaattttgagagcacaTATGGCTGATGCAAGGCCAGCCATATAAGTAAAGCCGAGTTTTATCATCAACCGAAATGTTTAAGTTAAAAATATTGATAGattttatttatgtatatatatataccctcgATTCTCAATAACCTCCTGCCTTAAGTTCACAAAAGCACAATTCCAGTTTATTGTGGAAGCCAAAACTAGGCAGAACAAAAACCAAAGTAACTTTCACTTTTCTTTCTTTAAGGAAAACCAAACACTTTGACAAACTTCTTATGACAGTTATGGATTATGCAGATTCTGTTCAAAGTATAGCAAAAATGGTATGTATATAAATACACAATGATTGTTACATATCATGCTATGTAcatgtataaaaataatgtttgttatttgttttaagACTAAAGGTGATCAAGAGTTCAAAACAATTTTACACAATTTGGAGAACCTTAAAAGTGATTTTGATGGCGCTGCCGATGTCATAATGCAACTGCATACTAACTTTATATTGGAAGATCAATTGAAGTAAAATCACATTACTAAGAACACATATAAATACAGATATGCTTCTAACATTTaagtgtttttattgttttagtgATCAATGGACATCCCAAATGCATGGAAAAAAATGTCCTTGCCGAACAAGAGCCAGTCCCCAAGCTAAATATTTAGTTGAGCGTTTGCGCGACTCTTGGCAACATCTGCTGCGGGATCGAGCTACTCGTACACTTACCTATAATGACGAACAGTTTCATGCCttggaaaaaattaaggtaATGCAAGCTTACTGCAAGACATTCAAATTTCTTTCaattatttgcaataataattcGTGTGTATTTATTTAGGTGGATCGCAATGGAAAACGTTTAAAGTCGTTGCTTTTGGATGATACAAAGCCAGCAGTTGCCCAAATGGCCGAATGCCTTGCAGATTGGTATAAATTAGCCCAAACTGTTTACTTAAAAAGCGAAATCTTGGAGAAAGATGTTCGGGAGTGTGAGCGTAATTTACATGGAATTAGGGATGATTTGTATAGATTGAAAACTGAAATGCAAAAAGATTTAGATGCTAAGATGGTGAACAACAGTAATCAGTTGTCAAAAATAGAACAGAAGAATCGTTTACGGGTAAGCCATCAGTAGTTCTTCTTAGAAATGAAATCGTTCTCATAAgatgatatttttgttttagtttatgcagcaacaacaacaggatGTTCTTGCTATAATGCAACAAAACAATCAGTTGATTTCTATGCTGCAAGAATTGGGTATAGGCATGTCACCCCATCAAAAGCTAAAACCATAAAccttatttataatattttatatcTGCCGTCATTCATAAGTTAAACCGAGAATTGCACGATTTCgctttttttttacattatgaAGATACCAAAAATAATTGGCTACGGTATTTTAGATTTAAGTGTATGTTTTAATGTGTACATTGTTAAGAGAAACCACTGTTGAAAAGCCTGATTTTTGCAAATGAAGTTACATTCTTTATgtgataaaatatatatgtttaaattttaacaacGTTATTGAAATGCTTACAAAACTATTGTTTTGCAtttaaaaatctcaaaaattttcaaactctTTATCTTCTGCCTACCTTGTTTTAGGGATACCTTATTAAGTTACTCATACATAATTTTGTGTTGCTTCTTGAAATTCTGACTTCAGTTTTCAAACGACGAagacaaaacaaagaaaaataccaTATGAGTCGATTATGAAAtgcaacccaacttcagttgagtTGCCAACGTCCAAATTTGTTATATAAATTCTAATTTCTGTATAAAATGGCCTATGGTTTTTCAAATTAACTTAGTATCTGAATGCTCAAACACTGATATTGAACTAAAGTGAGAAAAATTTCAACGCAACTGCATACATACCGGGTGTTGTGTTCATTGCtttcatgagaagcttagcctGCAACGGTAGTCGCGTACAATCGGTGGTatcgagagtctcagtgagaggcctgtTGGCACAGACTTTCGCTGACTCTgtttcgatactttcaaaggctgcagttgctGATTTTCGACGCATAATATCAATGTCGTCGGCGTAGGCGAGCAGGATGTGGTCATAGGCGGTCATAGTATGTCATACCTACTCACATCTGTATCTCGTATAATATTCTGCAATATCATCGAGACCAGaattgctttcatcaagcagttgagttagtcgagtgaagtatgccgttaattttttttatgtgcaAGCCCTTTGCTGCAACCATGCAGTGATCTGAATCTATGTTCACTACTCTGATCGATTGTACGTCTaaaacgctggatgaatgcctctCCATCGATTACAGCAAGACAACCAtgtaatttggaaattttgcccatgaacgtttcactaagtaacaggggcaaacttctcacatatcaatgagtgcagtcccattcaaattttaagctcaatgataaggggcctcctttttatagccaagtctgaatggcgtgtcgcagtgcgacacctctttgcagagaagttttacatggcatagtacctcacaaatgttgccagcattaggaggagaaaaagcaccgctgaaaattttttctgatggtctcaccagaattcgaacccaggcgttcagcgtcataggcggacatgcaaacctctgcgctacggtggcctcctggacAACCATGTAGTCTTGTAAATTTAAGGATGTGGATATCTGGTGCTACCATGTTCTTGACTTGGCGAGTGATTTACctcaatatattattgtctgttTTCTCGTAcaggcaaaatttgaaaattttctttgaaattttcgctttccgtgaaatttttcgtctataactttttttaaataataaatttaaatgcaaaaaatttgctgatttcattcagtaggatatTCCCCATTGCTTATGGCAAAAGTTTATTATTGAtatttgtgtagtgtttcaaatgagtaatcgcgaaaaacatggGTCTTCAACGATGAAAAACGATAAAGTACCAGCGTTTATATTATTTGACCTTCGACCCGTAAAATTTAGGATGTTATCTTTTTTCTTGTTCATTAGTCCTATTGCCGTGGATataagaaaatctggtaacatGTGAACTCAATGTTATTAAGATATCGCTATCTTAAAGTAGTAGGTTTTCGCCATAAACTAGGCATTTTTTGCGTTGTCTTAAATTAAATATCTCTCTTTTATTATTTTAGATCTTGaaacaaatattaattataTGTTTGCTATATtaataataaatgaaattataatattaaattaaagggaAAATGACATAGACAGGTGTGTTTGTGAATTTACACACAAATCATTGAAACGGCTAGGatgatttttttgtgatttcaaTATGTGTGTGGACGAGACGAGGCTATGATGAACGGTatctttcaattttctatgCATCTACGTTGAGATTAGAGAGTATACCATGCTAAAAAtagataaacaaataaatacacGTGATAATTAATAAATCCCATGGCATTGGAAGATTGTTAAAGAACCGTGCTTGTATAAGAACATACATACCCATAGATGTAGTAgaagaatgaaattaaatatatagCTAATTTGATCCAACCCTCACGCATATTTTTGGTCAAGTTATCTGAAGATAAAACTGTTGTGGGATCATACAGGCCAGGCCCAGACATCACGGGACGATTTTTGTAGCTGAAATTGAGACaagacaaattttaatgtaatgaCATCATTTGCCATACCCAAAAGACCAAAGCTCACTTACCGCCATATATGATATGCAATCAATGGTATATTGATGCACAATGAAAACCATTCGCCACAaaccaaaaataataaattaaggaATATGTGAAGTATATATTCCGGTAACACCAACTAAATATAGAACAAATAAATATACTGATCAATATTTACATACTTATATGTATAGGGTTCTGgcttatgtattttttttgttttgttcgccCTTTACTCAGCTAACCAACCCCTTTGTATGGACAGCAAAAGCATGCTTACCGGATTCAGGCTATTGCATTGGTCTATTGGATTTTTATAATCAGTTTTCAATTCGTCGAAAGCGATAACATGAAATATAGCGAAGAATATCAAAAATGCATCTCCTATTAAAGCAATTATATATGTGAAAGCCGTGAAGTTGAATGCCATTGCTACTGCCTGACCAAGATAAAAAGGCGGGTATGAAAATGTTTTACGATGGTGTGTATCTTCCTCGCAATACACTCAATAGATCTAAAGTTAACAAATGAGACATTAACAAATAAACAGGAAACAATAAAGTACTTAAGCCTTACATCCTACTGGAGAAAAACACCTTATTTTTTGTTCTATAAATTCCCTTGTATTTAGTTCGTCCGAAGGTTTGTCATGATTTTTGACAGTTATGACATAACAGGGTTGCTTTACCAGAGACTGTGGGCAGTAAAAGGGGTACTCAAGTACTCTGTGCTATTAACAACTTAAATTTATTCACAAACTTGTCATCTGGTAGAACTAATAGCTGGTATTATGTTCGTTTTTCGTTGAAAACTCAtgtttttcgagattacttcttTGAAACACTtcacaaatatttgttaaaatttaaacataagttatgagggaatgtcctactgaatgataTCAGCAAGTTttctttttgctttaaaatctattttctaaaaaaaagtaatcagcGAAAAATAGacagaaaacgaatatagtaccagccttaagaaGGTAAAGTCAATTCCCATACTACAACGAAATCGACAAAAGAACCTTGTGGGGTTGATGACGCAAATTCCCACTGCGCTGCCAAATTTCTGTACGCTGTCAAATTGACATtgaactttttatttaagcagAAAATTCTTCAGCTTTCGGAATTGTTGCGCAAAACTTGTTATAAATGTTATATTTTTTAACATAAtaacattaaattttttgtactaACTCAATCTTACACTCATATAACACTaggattaattgtttttaagtgCTCCTTTTAAATCATTAGCCTAAATTGCACAtggtttttatatggagtttgacagttgttcaagAGAAAACCCGAATAGAGTATCAACCCTTAGAACTCAATACCATTTcaacggaatgtgttcgcattttcttagtcacaatttttttataaagcgttttgacagttgtttggGCAGCAGCTGTAAGGTTAAAAGATTGGTAGAATTGAGAAATCAAGTATCAAAGTATCTTGTATAAATTTGCCTAAATTTCCACTAGGCTGCCAAATTTATGTACACTGTCAAATTTacattgttgtttttattttatagccACAAGATTAAAAGATGTatcaatacaaaattttaaatttatatttcaatgaataaaaatatgaaaaaagaaacaaaatgtaaaaaaccGAACAAAGCATTTGAAGTTCAAGTGGGATTTTGATACAACTCTGATATTGGAAAATTCCATCTGCTGTGCTTGTGACTTAACCTTGTATAAATTTGATTAGGttaacaggttgcggatagtggaatgctccatactcCTTGGATGCACTTTCTAAACCTCGCATTGGCAGTACTAACGTTGCTACGTCAAGTactaatttcatattaaaatgcCGGTGACTATTCGATTTTTTAATCCactaaaagtcgacttcgactctTCGACTTTTTacgcaaaaagtcgacttttggaTCCCGGCACCCACCGGCATTCACTTCTTTATCTTTAGCCACTCGCACgaaaatttacaatttacaaTAGATCTTTATTCACTAAAGAGAAGTACCGTGTACTTGTTGAAAAAAACCACGTAAGTGCGTGTGTTTTTCAGTTTCCAAATTTGCCTATACCACCGATCTGTAGAAAATATCCAAACATGTTAACTAGTTCCAAAAGACGATTTAATAGTATCTCGAATCTCATCTGGTTTATTGCGATTGGAACTCTTTTGTGCGAACAATCCCAAGCTGATGTACCACGTCCGCTTGGCGTTGCTTTGACGAAAGCCACTTTATATAAACCAGGTTCGGGAGATACTTGGGAGTGTTTGGACGGCAGCAAAACGTTAAAGTATGTGCAAATTAATGATGACTATTGCGATTGTACGGATGGCAGCGATGAGCCAGGAACTGCGGCTTGTCCTCAAGCAACATTCCACTGTGTAAATCAGGGTCATCGTTCACAAGACTTACCAAGTTCACGTGTTAACGATGGCATATGCGACTGCTGTGATGGTAGCGACGAATATGAAGTCACTAGATGTCCCAACCAATGTGATGAATTAGGACGGGCTGAACGTGAGCAGAGGAAATCACAAGCGGAAATGTTAAGAAGGGGTGCTGCTAAGCGTTCTGAAATGGTGGCTAAGGGTCAACATCTGAAGACGGAAAGAGAAAGACGTCGCCAAGAATTGGAACAACGTCGTCAAGAGCAAGagactttaaaaaaagagaaggAAGAATTGAAGAGCTATGCCGAATATATGGAAGCGGAGGCTGTGGCCTTTTTTAAAGAAATCCATAAAGAATCAGAAGCTGCTGTCGTTGACACTCCAACTGAAAGCGCTACAGCAAAACCCGAAGATTCTTTACTAAGCGAAGCTGCACAACTCTTCTCGCGCTACGATACAAACAAAGATGGTTATGTGGAAATAATTGAACTGCAAGTCGATATAAATTTAGATAGAGATCGCAACGGAATGGTTAGTAGTGAAGAGGCAAAATACTACTTAGATGAACGTGATCGTATCGATCTCGAATCATTTGTGGCATTATCATGGCCACGTATTAAGCCAATGTTGATGGTAGCTCAAGGTATATTCAAGCCTCCACATTCCTCGGAAGACGACGATGAAGAAGAAGCAGATGCAGGAACAGACACTGAACATTACCAAAATGCCGAATTGGATGACATGTTAAAGGAATATAATGAACGTGGTGAAGGTATGTACATAAATTGCATCTACCATAAAAATTATGTTAATACTCCATAGAAAAATAAGAGAACAGAGTAAGGGAATTTCGATCCATttaattaaggtatttgggaatgtTGAAAGGTTTTTGCTACAACAGACTGCTAAACCAATAGCAgtctgttgtagccacatattcgCATGTAAAAGTACCCATAGGCCTGGTCACTTCGGGAAAGTGAATTCGTCTTCAATCAGACTCCAACTTTACTCAAAACCGTTGATTGGCTAAAGTGTttggttgtggttgttgtatcaGTGTGCTGTACACTTCTTcgtgtcaatccggtacgtacaaccggctgtcatagattggagccatatcggttcgttGGGTCGGTATTCGTTTGGatgatggagaccatagtagaagtctttgagaaaaattttagggtagaagaagtaaaatctggtaATGTGTTTACTTGGGGCCaaaacaggttatggaccgattaagccttatttggcatgtagggtaaaggtcataggagaattcaattgggagatcggtttatatgagagcaatgTAAAGTTTTCGATCGATTTGCTACAAATACGTTCCAAGTTTGGCCCGAAATACTTGGAACGTATTTGTAGCAAATCGATGGTATAATTTTTATCTGTGAAGGGTGGCCATTTTTTCTAAGCTACTTGCTTCATCAAAAGTAGCACCTGTTTACCATCATTATTCTTCGCATTATTTCAAAACTAGTTTtattcgttttggttacggtTGTGCATAGGTAGGTAAAGTTGctaactatctcaaagttgtgtttcccaactttctctattTTGTTTATCTGCTCGGGCTTTGAgctttgagcaccacacaagcagGAACTTTGAGTTCCAATCTGtgcggtgttcattgctgtcacgagaactTATCTGTGAGCTAaggggcgcgtccacaggttgcggatagtggaatgctcaataCGGAGTAGCTCTActtgcagtcgcgaacaatcagtggtatcgggcggagagtctcagtgcacaaatactgagtgcctatgatgtttgatatgacaaggcgagttattggcgcttttaaaaATAACCATTTGCAAcattgttcccgcggcgatcggtcctttggaccagtACAAGCTTGTTCACCTACAaaagcttgacaaggatcgccacctacaca
The Stomoxys calcitrans chromosome 3, idStoCalc2.1, whole genome shotgun sequence genome window above contains:
- the LOC106083072 gene encoding glucosidase 2 subunit beta — translated: MLTSSKRRFNSISNLIWFIAIGTLLCEQSQADVPRPLGVALTKATLYKPGSGDTWECLDGSKTLKYVQINDDYCDCTDGSDEPGTAACPQATFHCVNQGHRSQDLPSSRVNDGICDCCDGSDEYEVTRCPNQCDELGRAEREQRKSQAEMLRRGAAKRSEMVAKGQHLKTERERRRQELEQRRQEQETLKKEKEELKSYAEYMEAEAVAFFKEIHKESEAAVVDTPTESATAKPEDSLLSEAAQLFSRYDTNKDGYVEIIELQVDINLDRDRNGMVSSEEAKYYLDERDRIDLESFVALSWPRIKPMLMVAQGIFKPPHSSEDDDEEEADAGTDTEHYQNAELDDMLKEYNERGEEITRKPTYQQEEEEEEEAYEDDEADVGEGTVENTNTPEPEYDEGTKHLIQLANEARNAFSEVERSIREIEQEIKEIDDQDSKDYGPHDEYATLEGECFKFEDREYVYTLCPFERASQQGRGGGGETTLGRWDQWLHEGERKYTKQKYAHGASCWNGPQRSAIVQLRCALESKITSVSEPNRCEYFFEFETPAACDEEAFHAEEQRFKDEL
- the LOC106083052 gene encoding protein cornichon, with the protein product MAFNFTAFTYIIALIGDAFLIFFAIFHVIAFDELKTDYKNPIDQCNSLNPLVLPEYILHIFLNLLFLVCGEWFSLCINIPLIAYHIWRYKNRPVMSGPGLYDPTTVLSSDNLTKNMREGWIKLAIYLISFFYYIYGMVYSLIST